The following are from one region of the Roseobacter fucihabitans genome:
- a CDS encoding N-acetylmuramic acid 6-phosphate etherase — MSTPATEHRSQGISIDAMSLPDAVSAFTTGQCAAIAAVDLAASDVISGAEAMARAQRCGGSLVYVAAGSSGLMALADASELPGTFGVPQASVKIHMAGGVPVTGHMPGDTEDDHTAAPEITRNLGPKDVVIVLSASGSTPYAVAVAQMARAKGCCVVAIANNRDTVLLAAADVAICLATPAEIIAGSTRLGAGTAQKVALNLMSTLMGVMLGHVYDGMMVNVVADNKKLRARAVGMVCHIVDVSTAQAESALERADGRVKLAVLLAAGCALAEAERLLRDHDGHLGPCLQLLRPKTK; from the coding sequence ATGTCAACGCCAGCCACGGAACATAGATCGCAAGGTATCTCTATTGATGCGATGTCTTTGCCGGATGCCGTGTCCGCTTTTACCACGGGGCAATGTGCGGCGATCGCCGCCGTTGATCTGGCGGCTTCTGATGTTATCAGCGGCGCAGAGGCGATGGCGCGGGCGCAGCGCTGCGGCGGTTCACTGGTCTATGTGGCTGCGGGCAGTTCGGGGTTGATGGCTCTGGCGGATGCCAGCGAATTGCCCGGCACCTTTGGCGTCCCGCAAGCCTCGGTCAAAATTCACATGGCGGGTGGCGTCCCTGTCACGGGCCATATGCCCGGTGATACGGAAGATGATCACACCGCCGCGCCCGAGATCACGCGCAATCTTGGCCCCAAGGATGTGGTGATTGTTTTAAGCGCAAGCGGGTCAACACCCTATGCCGTCGCGGTGGCGCAAATGGCAAGGGCGAAGGGGTGCTGCGTCGTTGCCATCGCGAACAACCGCGATACGGTGCTCTTGGCCGCCGCAGATGTCGCGATCTGTCTGGCAACGCCGGCAGAGATCATTGCCGGTTCCACACGTCTGGGGGCGGGCACGGCGCAGAAGGTTGCACTTAACCTGATGTCAACGCTGATGGGCGTCATGCTGGGCCATGTTTATGACGGCATGATGGTCAATGTGGTTGCGGACAACAAAAAACTGAGGGCGCGCGCCGTTGGTATGGTATGTCACATTGTTGATGTATCCACGGCCCAAGCCGAGAGCGCTTTGGAGCGCGCAGATGGGCGCGTTAAGCTGGCGGTGCTTTTGGCCGCGGGGTGCGCGCTGGCGGAGGCCGAGCGATTATTGCGCGACCACGATGGGCATCTTGGCCCTTGCCTTCAACTTCTTCGACCTAAAACGAAATAA
- the nagA gene encoding N-acetylglucosamine-6-phosphate deacetylase produces MSRNVTAYVGAQIHDGQQLHEDHALIIAPEGHVAIKHIRDLPTGCGVQMLDGGLITPGFVDLQVNGGGGVMFNDDQSVAGLRTIARAHAASGTCALLPTLITDTPARTRAAIDAIAQAIEQSVPGIIGIHLEGPHLSVARKGAHDPARIRVMTDEDLDLMLQAAANLPDVMVTVAPENVTNAQITIMAEAGIIVSLGHTDADIDTCLSAFDAGARCVTHLFNAMSQMGNRAPGLVGATLMREDVHAGLIADGIHVHPATMRVALAAKPGPGQIFLVTDAMATAGSQIDRFMLNGREVFRKDARLTLADGTLAGADLEMPRALSVLVDDVGQDISTAVARATSAPAALLRQSDRLAHITGDLQSPLYFKDGFSSPQRLNADP; encoded by the coding sequence ATGAGCCGCAACGTCACAGCCTACGTCGGCGCTCAGATCCATGACGGCCAGCAGCTGCATGAGGATCACGCCCTGATCATCGCGCCAGAAGGCCACGTGGCGATCAAACACATCCGCGACCTGCCGACCGGCTGTGGTGTGCAGATGCTGGACGGCGGGCTGATCACGCCGGGTTTTGTGGATTTGCAGGTCAATGGCGGCGGCGGCGTGATGTTCAACGACGATCAATCCGTCGCGGGCCTGCGCACCATCGCGCGCGCCCATGCTGCCAGCGGCACCTGTGCGCTTTTGCCCACCTTGATCACCGACACACCCGCACGCACGCGCGCCGCGATTGACGCCATTGCGCAGGCGATTGAGCAGAGCGTACCCGGCATCATCGGCATCCATCTTGAGGGGCCGCATCTGTCGGTTGCACGAAAAGGCGCGCATGATCCGGCGCGGATCCGCGTTATGACGGATGAAGACCTGGATTTGATGCTGCAAGCCGCCGCAAACCTGCCGGATGTGATGGTCACCGTGGCCCCGGAAAACGTCACCAATGCGCAGATTACCATCATGGCGGAGGCGGGCATCATTGTCTCGCTGGGCCACACGGATGCGGATATCGACACTTGCCTGTCCGCTTTTGACGCGGGCGCGCGCTGCGTCACGCATTTGTTCAATGCGATGAGCCAGATGGGCAACCGCGCACCCGGTCTGGTTGGTGCCACACTGATGCGCGAAGATGTTCACGCGGGGTTAATCGCGGATGGCATTCATGTGCATCCCGCAACGATGCGCGTCGCTCTGGCGGCCAAACCAGGTCCGGGGCAGATTTTTCTGGTGACCGATGCGATGGCCACCGCCGGATCGCAGATTGATCGCTTTATGCTCAACGGGCGCGAGGTGTTTCGCAAGGACGCCCGCCTGACGCTGGCCGATGGGACGCTGGCGGGGGCTGATCTGGAGATGCCACGCGCCTTAAGCGTTCTGGTGGATGATGTGGGTCAGGACATTTCCACCGCCGTGGCGCGCGCAACCTCCGCCCCCGCAGCTTTGCTCCGTCAAAGCGACAGGCTGGCGCATATCACCGGGGATCTGCAATCCCCGCTCTATTTCAAGGACGGATTCTCATCGCCTCAGAGGTTAAACGCGGATCCGTGA
- a CDS encoding SIS domain-containing protein, protein MTIERTQMRREVLEIPVAVDRLLHHGADEIGRAADAIRARSPAYMVSVARGSSDHVATYLKYVSELLTGTPIASIGPSIASIYKRKLNLEGSVCLSVSQSGKSPDIVEMARMARSGGALSIAMTNHSDSPLAQVADHTLNLHAGPEISVAATKTFVNSAVAGIWLLAEWAEDDALRAAIHELPQKLESAVHTDWPEARAALEGRNSIFCLGRGPASAISNEAALKFKETCQIHAESYSSAEVLHGPVSIVDGGFPVIALAAQDEAETALAGVADELAAKGATVFATSPTVRHATPLPAIRTGHALTDPITLIASFYAMVERTAASRGINPDAPRHLKKVTETI, encoded by the coding sequence ATGACGATAGAACGCACACAGATGCGCCGTGAAGTGCTTGAGATACCGGTCGCGGTAGACCGGTTGTTGCACCACGGCGCAGACGAAATAGGCCGCGCCGCAGATGCGATCCGCGCCCGCTCCCCTGCCTATATGGTTAGCGTGGCCCGCGGGTCATCCGATCACGTCGCGACATACCTCAAATATGTGTCCGAATTGCTGACAGGAACACCGATTGCCTCCATCGGACCCTCCATTGCCTCGATCTATAAACGCAAACTGAACCTTGAAGGTAGCGTCTGTCTGTCCGTGTCCCAGTCGGGCAAAAGCCCCGATATCGTCGAGATGGCGCGTATGGCACGCTCGGGTGGCGCTTTGTCCATCGCCATGACGAACCACTCTGACAGCCCTTTGGCACAGGTCGCCGATCATACATTGAACCTTCACGCGGGGCCCGAAATCAGCGTGGCGGCAACAAAGACATTTGTGAATTCAGCCGTAGCAGGCATCTGGCTGTTGGCGGAATGGGCCGAAGATGACGCGCTGCGCGCTGCCATCCATGAGCTACCCCAAAAACTGGAAAGCGCGGTTCACACCGATTGGCCAGAAGCACGGGCAGCCCTTGAGGGGCGCAATTCGATCTTCTGTCTGGGGCGCGGACCTGCCTCTGCCATCTCAAATGAGGCGGCGCTGAAATTCAAGGAAACCTGCCAGATCCACGCGGAATCCTATTCCTCGGCAGAAGTGTTGCACGGTCCTGTGTCCATCGTAGACGGAGGCTTTCCCGTCATCGCTCTGGCTGCGCAGGATGAGGCCGAAACCGCCCTGGCCGGCGTCGCCGATGAATTGGCCGCAAAAGGCGCAACCGTGTTTGCCACCAGCCCAACGGTGCGTCATGCGACACCACTCCCTGCGATCCGGACCGGCCATGCGCTGACGGACCCGATCACCCTGATCGCGAGTTTCTATGCCATGGTTGAACGGACAGCGGCCTCTCGCGGCATCAACCCCGACGCCCCGCGCCACCTCAAGAAAGTGACCGAAACGATATGA
- a CDS encoding GntR family transcriptional regulator has translation MNITAFLNPEQWLQQGGGPRYVQLHQRLSEGVAQGVLKTGHSLPPEREIATITQLSRVTVRKAIQALAEDGIIIQRQGSGSFVAHPTPQIDQSLSRLTSFSEDMARRGMTSSSIWLERGVFMPSPDEVLALALSQDASVARLARLRTADGRPMAIERASLSTQMLPDPMGVDTSLYDALEATGLRPVRALQRISALNLDEKNANLLEVAPGKAGLRIERTSYLTDGRIVEFTQSIYRADAYNFVAELRLAKE, from the coding sequence ATGAACATCACGGCGTTCTTGAATCCGGAGCAATGGCTACAGCAGGGTGGCGGCCCAAGGTATGTGCAATTGCATCAGAGACTGAGCGAAGGTGTGGCGCAAGGCGTGTTAAAAACCGGCCACTCCCTGCCGCCCGAGCGCGAGATCGCAACCATCACGCAATTGTCCCGCGTCACGGTGCGCAAGGCCATTCAGGCCCTCGCTGAGGATGGTATCATCATACAGCGGCAAGGCTCGGGATCATTCGTTGCGCATCCCACACCGCAGATCGACCAATCCCTGTCGCGCCTGACCTCGTTCAGCGAGGATATGGCGCGCCGTGGCATGACCTCCAGCAGCATCTGGCTCGAACGTGGCGTCTTCATGCCCTCCCCGGATGAGGTGCTTGCGCTGGCGCTCTCACAGGACGCCTCGGTTGCGCGTCTGGCGCGGCTGCGAACAGCCGATGGCAGGCCTATGGCGATCGAGCGCGCGTCACTCTCCACGCAAATGCTGCCCGACCCGATGGGGGTCGATACGTCTCTCTATGATGCACTTGAGGCGACGGGCTTGCGCCCGGTGCGCGCGCTGCAACGCATTTCCGCCCTCAACCTCGATGAAAAAAACGCGAACCTTCTCGAGGTTGCGCCCGGCAAGGCAGGCCTGCGGATCGAACGCACCTCCTATCTGACAGACGGGCGCATCGTCGAATTCACACAATCCATTTACCGCGCAGACGCCTACAACTTTGTAGCAGAGCTGCGCCTTGCCAAGGAATAG
- a CDS encoding BadF/BadG/BcrA/BcrD ATPase family protein, translated as MSDSTHTWLIGVDGGGTGCRAAIGTGAHGVLTKSEGGPANATSDFSLAIKNIRAAIAAAANSGDIDTAWLEHAEVYLGLAGVMSTQDSARIAAALPYHRVTVSDDRGTTVTGALDGADGYVLAIGTGTIAACSRGGAFDYVGGWGFQVADQGSGAWLGRAALEHVLLCHDGLAQSGGLCADVFAKFDHDPRAISSFASAARPGDFAKFAPDVIAAGKGGDPAARTILQEGADHLEACLTRLGFRAGDRLCLKGGVGPHYADYLPPVFLTNRVEPRGSALDGAFRLAGISAAHRAEKTR; from the coding sequence ATGTCTGATTCCACGCACACATGGCTGATCGGGGTGGATGGCGGCGGCACGGGGTGCCGCGCTGCCATCGGCACAGGCGCGCATGGCGTTCTAACAAAATCCGAAGGTGGCCCTGCCAATGCCACCTCCGACTTTAGTTTAGCGATCAAGAATATCCGCGCCGCTATAGCCGCCGCCGCCAATAGCGGCGATATCGACACGGCCTGGCTTGAACATGCCGAAGTCTATCTGGGGTTGGCGGGCGTTATGAGCACACAGGACAGCGCGCGCATCGCCGCAGCCCTGCCCTATCACCGGGTCACAGTGAGTGATGATCGCGGCACCACCGTAACCGGGGCTTTGGACGGCGCGGACGGCTATGTTCTCGCCATCGGCACCGGGACCATAGCCGCATGCAGTCGGGGCGGAGCGTTTGACTATGTCGGCGGATGGGGTTTTCAGGTCGCCGATCAGGGGTCCGGGGCCTGGCTGGGGCGTGCGGCGCTCGAACATGTTTTACTTTGCCATGACGGCTTGGCGCAATCCGGCGGGCTTTGCGCCGATGTCTTCGCAAAATTCGACCATGACCCGCGGGCGATCTCAAGCTTCGCAAGTGCTGCCAGACCGGGCGATTTTGCGAAATTCGCGCCCGATGTCATCGCGGCTGGCAAGGGCGGTGATCCGGCGGCCCGCACGATCCTGCAAGAGGGCGCGGACCACCTTGAGGCATGTTTAACGAGATTGGGGTTTCGGGCGGGCGACAGGCTTTGCCTGAAGGGCGGCGTGGGTCCGCATTACGCCGATTACTTGCCGCCGGTATTTCTGACAAACCGCGTTGAGCCTCGCGGCAGCGCTTTGGACGGTGCTTTCCGGCTTGCCGGAATCAGCGCGGCCCACAGGGCAGAAAAAACCCGATGA